The Methylomusa anaerophila genome has a segment encoding these proteins:
- a CDS encoding sugar phosphate nucleotidyltransferase, with the protein MKGIILAGGTGSRLYPLTKVTNKHLLPVGKYPMIYYPIARLARAGITEILIVTGREHMGAVVNLLGSGYELGLEFTYRIQDQPGGIAQALGLGEHFVGQDRCVVILGDNIFEDELIEYVKNFSVQKNGAKIIIKEVEDPERYGVAELSDDRIISIEEKPQKPKSNYAVSGIYMYDSSVFNIIKTLKPSGRGELEITDVNNVYIQQGNLTYDFLNGWWTDAGTFPSLIKATELSRDIILDLGVTP; encoded by the coding sequence ATGAAAGGAATTATTTTGGCGGGAGGTACGGGTTCACGCCTGTATCCTTTGACAAAAGTGACCAATAAACATTTATTGCCTGTTGGCAAATATCCGATGATTTATTATCCAATTGCCAGACTGGCAAGGGCGGGTATTACGGAAATCCTTATTGTTACAGGCAGGGAACACATGGGCGCTGTTGTAAATTTGCTGGGCAGCGGGTACGAACTGGGATTGGAATTTACTTATCGCATTCAGGACCAACCGGGAGGCATTGCGCAAGCATTGGGTTTAGGGGAACACTTCGTTGGCCAGGATCGTTGTGTAGTAATTCTTGGTGATAATATTTTTGAAGATGAACTTATTGAATATGTCAAAAACTTTTCCGTCCAAAAAAACGGCGCAAAAATAATAATTAAAGAAGTTGAAGATCCGGAACGGTATGGTGTGGCTGAATTATCGGACGACCGAATTATCTCTATTGAGGAAAAACCGCAAAAGCCAAAATCGAATTACGCTGTCAGCGGCATATACATGTATGATTCCAGCGTATTTAACATCATAAAAACGCTGAAGCCTTCCGGGCGGGGAGAATTGGAAATTACCGATGTAAACAATGTATATATCCAGCAAGGAAACTTAACGTATGATTTTCTTAACGGCTGGTGGACAGATGCCGGGACGTTTCCGTCACTGATAAAAGCAACAGAACTTTCCCGGGATATTATCCTGGATTTAGGGGTGACGCCATGA
- a CDS encoding dTDP-4-dehydrorhamnose 3,5-epimerase family protein has translation MIQGVEIKKLVRHSDDRGFFMEILRDDDKLLKNFGQASLSKSYPGVIKAFHYHKKQDDIWFFPAGNAQVVLYDVREESPTKGETNVFYLGEDNPQILLIPVGVAHGYRVLGSSPAIIVYFTSQSYDPADPDEYRIPWDDSEINFDWSTKNR, from the coding sequence ATGATTCAGGGAGTAGAGATAAAAAAACTGGTGCGCCACAGTGATGATCGCGGTTTTTTTATGGAGATTCTGCGGGATGACGATAAACTATTGAAAAATTTTGGGCAGGCTTCCCTGTCAAAAAGTTATCCGGGGGTGATAAAAGCTTTTCACTACCATAAGAAGCAGGATGATATTTGGTTCTTTCCCGCAGGAAACGCGCAGGTGGTGTTGTATGACGTACGGGAAGAGTCGCCGACTAAAGGAGAAACGAATGTATTCTATCTCGGTGAAGATAATCCGCAAATCCTCTTAATACCTGTCGGCGTGGCTCATGGTTACCGCGTCCTGGGATCTTCGCCGGCAATTATTGTCTATTTTACATCTCAGTCTTATGATCCTGCTGATCCGGATGAATATCGCATACCCTGGGATGATTCGGAAATAAATTTTGATTGGTCGACTAAAAACAGGTAG
- the rfbB gene encoding dTDP-glucose 4,6-dehydratase: MTTNVLVTGGAGFIGSNFVRHMLNKYPEYKIINVDMLTYAGNLANLRDIETDADYIFHKADIADHAAMDAFFADYSFEYVVNFAAESHVDRSIEEPEKFIRTNIMGTQVLLDQAKKYGVKKYLQVSTDEVYGALGAEGLFTEETPIAPNSPYSASKAGADLMVRAYYETFGLPVNITRCSNNYGPYHFPEKLIPLMVTNALENKELPVYGDGLHVRDWLHVSDHCQAIDQVLHRGSVGEVYNIGGNNEKTNIEIVRNILAALGKPDTLIRYVKDRPGHDRRYGIDATKIKRELGWKPLYTFEQGLIETVAWYQEHADWWRAIKSGEYREYYKKMYAKR, from the coding sequence ATGACTACGAATGTTTTAGTTACCGGCGGCGCCGGTTTTATTGGCAGTAATTTTGTTCGGCATATGCTGAACAAATATCCGGAATATAAAATAATCAATGTTGATATGTTGACCTATGCGGGGAATCTTGCCAACCTGCGGGACATAGAAACCGACGCCGATTATATTTTCCACAAAGCGGATATTGCCGACCATGCGGCCATGGATGCTTTTTTTGCCGATTATTCTTTTGAGTATGTAGTGAATTTTGCGGCGGAGTCTCATGTGGACCGCAGCATTGAAGAGCCGGAGAAATTTATTAGAACCAATATCATGGGGACTCAGGTTTTATTGGATCAGGCCAAAAAGTATGGGGTAAAGAAATATTTGCAGGTTTCCACCGATGAGGTTTATGGCGCATTAGGGGCTGAGGGCCTTTTTACGGAAGAAACCCCAATAGCTCCCAATAGCCCGTACTCTGCCAGCAAAGCCGGCGCTGATCTTATGGTGCGGGCTTATTATGAAACATTTGGTTTACCGGTCAATATTACCAGGTGTTCCAACAACTACGGACCTTACCATTTTCCTGAGAAGCTTATTCCTTTGATGGTGACTAACGCCTTGGAAAATAAGGAACTGCCGGTATACGGGGATGGTTTGCATGTACGGGACTGGCTCCATGTCAGCGATCATTGCCAGGCCATAGATCAGGTTTTACACCGGGGAAGCGTCGGAGAAGTGTATAATATCGGCGGTAACAATGAGAAAACAAATATCGAAATCGTTCGCAATATTCTCGCTGCGCTAGGCAAGCCCGACACTTTGATCAGATATGTGAAAGATCGGCCCGGTCATGACCGGCGCTATGGGATAGATGCGACAAAAATAAAAAGGGAACTTGGCTGGAAGCCGTTATATACATTCGAACAGGGCTTAATAGAAACAGTGGCGTGGTATCAAGAGCATGCTGACTGGTGGCGGGCCATTAAATCCGGGGAATACCGGGAATATTACAAAAAAATGTATGCAAAACGTTAG
- the rfbD gene encoding dTDP-4-dehydrorhamnose reductase: protein MKILVTGAKGQLGQEISRQMDADQQLILTDIDNLDITNQDKVRSVFQEVKPQAVIHCAAYTNVDGAEQDFDGAYKVNVIGSQNLASQCLEHHARMVYISTDYVFDGQGTRPYREFDPTNPLSVYGKTKLYGENIIREILGRHYIVRTSWLYGDGHNFVRTMLRLAKEKKQLRVVSDQIGSPTNSKDLVWAIRQLLLTDAYGVYHGSGNGACSWYEFAVKIFAFAGVNIAVEPITTGEYLLPATRPAYSVMENYMLKMAQGDPFRLWEEALEDYLCDLNS, encoded by the coding sequence ATGAAAATACTGGTTACAGGCGCCAAGGGACAATTAGGCCAGGAAATTTCCCGGCAGATGGATGCAGACCAGCAACTGATTTTGACTGATATTGATAATTTGGATATTACCAATCAAGATAAAGTACGCAGTGTTTTCCAGGAAGTCAAACCCCAGGCGGTAATTCATTGCGCTGCCTATACGAATGTCGACGGCGCCGAACAGGATTTTGACGGCGCATATAAAGTTAACGTTATTGGTTCGCAGAATTTGGCGTCTCAGTGTCTTGAGCACCATGCCAGAATGGTATATATTAGCACGGATTATGTATTTGACGGTCAGGGGACTAGGCCGTACCGGGAATTTGACCCAACAAACCCGCTGAGCGTATATGGGAAAACAAAACTATACGGGGAAAACATTATCAGGGAAATATTAGGACGGCATTATATTGTGCGTACATCCTGGCTGTATGGCGATGGACATAATTTTGTAAGAACCATGTTGCGCTTAGCCAAGGAGAAAAAGCAATTGCGGGTTGTCAGCGACCAGATAGGAAGCCCGACCAATTCCAAGGATTTAGTCTGGGCGATCAGGCAATTATTGCTTACTGATGCCTATGGCGTTTATCATGGCTCAGGTAATGGGGCCTGCTCCTGGTATGAGTTTGCTGTTAAAATATTTGCATTTGCCGGAGTAAACATTGCTGTTGAACCCATTACCACGGGGGAATATCTTTTGCCGGCAACTCGCCCGGCTTATTCAGTTATGGAAAACTACATGTTGAAGATGGCGCAGGGCGATCCATTCCGCCTTTGGGAGGAAGCACTTGAAGACTATTTATGTGATCTGAATAGCTGA
- a CDS encoding glycosyltransferase family 2 protein has product MSKKISVLVPMYNEMNSIEPFFERLLSSLGKINYDYEVICVNDGSTDNTLEMLIDYSKKNNKIKIINFSRNFGKEIAMTAALDYSAGHAVVLLDADLQHPPEVISELINEWNQGYDVVYATRKVRLGESWLKKTTALLFYRIIKKLSDINIPQNTGDFRLMDRRVVEALKKLPERTRFMKGLFAWIGFKQKSILFEQQPRWAGQTTWNYWKLWNFALEGITSFSSFPLKVWGYVGVALSIISFVYVLILILQYLIRGVDVPGYTSIMVVMLFLGGIQLIGLGVIGEYLGRVFIEVKERPLYIIRDLYGFDHNQES; this is encoded by the coding sequence ATGAGTAAAAAAATTTCTGTTTTGGTGCCGATGTACAATGAGATGAATAGTATTGAGCCATTTTTTGAGCGACTATTGTCTTCTTTGGGAAAAATTAATTATGATTATGAGGTTATTTGCGTCAATGACGGAAGTACCGACAACACATTGGAAATGCTCATTGATTATAGCAAAAAAAATAATAAAATAAAAATTATTAATTTTTCCCGAAACTTTGGCAAGGAAATTGCGATGACGGCGGCCCTGGATTATTCTGCGGGACATGCTGTCGTTTTGCTTGATGCCGACCTGCAACATCCGCCGGAAGTCATAAGTGAATTAATAAATGAATGGAATCAAGGCTATGATGTTGTTTATGCGACGCGAAAAGTACGGCTTGGTGAAAGTTGGCTGAAAAAGACTACCGCTCTTTTGTTTTATCGAATAATTAAAAAACTAAGTGATATTAATATTCCTCAAAATACAGGCGATTTTCGCCTCATGGACAGACGTGTTGTCGAAGCTTTGAAAAAATTGCCGGAAAGAACCAGGTTTATGAAAGGACTCTTTGCCTGGATTGGATTTAAACAGAAGTCTATATTGTTTGAGCAACAGCCTCGCTGGGCCGGACAAACAACTTGGAATTATTGGAAATTGTGGAATTTCGCCTTGGAAGGAATCACTTCCTTCAGTTCTTTTCCCCTAAAAGTTTGGGGCTACGTCGGCGTGGCATTGTCAATCATATCTTTTGTGTATGTTCTTATTCTTATTCTTCAATATTTGATAAGAGGCGTCGATGTCCCCGGTTATACCTCAATCATGGTTGTTATGCTTTTTCTTGGCGGAATACAGTTGATTGGCTTGGGAGTAATTGGCGAATATTTAGGCAGAGTCTTTATTGAAGTAAAAGAACGTCCCCTGTACATAATCAGGGATCTATATGGTTTTGACCATAATCAGGAAAGTTAG
- a CDS encoding GtrA family protein codes for MKLKMITEDNYSRWKNDAQLWKKVIKFGIVGGMVTGVHGIVLAALVEFWYWNAVYATFVAFVTAFLTSYLLNSLWTFGVMAKNKMYFIKFFAVAIVGLLLNVIIMYITTEVIQWNYQTGFFIGIIVVPTVSFSLNYVWTFR; via the coding sequence GTGAAACTAAAAATGATAACAGAAGATAATTACAGCCGCTGGAAAAATGATGCGCAGCTTTGGAAAAAGGTTATAAAATTTGGTATTGTTGGCGGAATGGTGACCGGCGTTCATGGCATTGTACTGGCCGCTTTAGTCGAGTTTTGGTATTGGAATGCCGTATATGCGACTTTCGTTGCCTTTGTGACTGCTTTTCTAACTTCTTATCTGTTAAACAGCTTATGGACATTTGGGGTAATGGCCAAGAATAAGATGTACTTTATTAAATTTTTTGCCGTTGCCATCGTGGGCTTGTTATTAAATGTAATCATTATGTATATAACAACAGAAGTAATACAGTGGAATTATCAAACAGGTTTTTTCATTGGCATAATTGTCGTTCCGACGGTAAGTTTTTCCCTAAATTACGTGTGGACATTCAGATAA
- a CDS encoding MBOAT family O-acyltransferase: MPIVLFGYFCLGRFGFRQAAVIFVFLSSLWFYSFWNIYYLPILLLSVVVNFCFGRALERNRNKVLLAFAIFLNLGVLAYFKYFVFFMISIRDFAGISLAVPEITLPLGISFFTFTQVAYLVDAYKSKTDKTQLTIYSLFVTYFPHLIAGPILYHKHIIPQFLRKENYYPHFPNLQLGFILFIFGLFKKVIIADSLSAWTTAAYANAHNLTMVQAWAGALSYTLQIYFDFSGYSEMAIGLALMMNIHLPINFNSPYQANSIIAFWRRWHITLSSFLKNYLYIPLGGSRCGLSRKISNLMLTMLLGGLWHGAGWTFIFWGGLHGVFLTINHLWRRIGIALPVFLSRAATFLAVVYAWVFFRSPTLADAVSFSQTMLGFKGLPGHWSEIQAMPGGYKQAFVLAFLLLVVQLMPDTLKIMNYDERKESKGPNDSGAVGNPADRLKEVGFGITIGIIAGILAFVCLKQMAGGEPSEFLYFQF; the protein is encoded by the coding sequence ATGCCGATAGTTTTATTCGGATATTTTTGTTTGGGCCGATTTGGGTTCCGGCAGGCGGCAGTTATATTTGTCTTTCTTTCCTCTTTATGGTTTTATTCTTTCTGGAATATTTATTACCTGCCCATTTTATTACTATCCGTTGTTGTCAACTTTTGCTTCGGACGCGCCTTGGAAAGAAACCGCAATAAGGTATTGCTGGCATTTGCTATATTTTTGAATTTGGGTGTTCTGGCCTATTTCAAGTATTTTGTCTTTTTTATGATTTCAATACGCGACTTTGCCGGAATATCGCTGGCTGTGCCGGAAATAACGCTGCCATTGGGCATTTCTTTTTTTACTTTTACCCAAGTGGCATATTTAGTTGACGCGTATAAAAGTAAAACAGATAAAACGCAGCTAACCATCTATTCATTATTTGTTACATATTTTCCCCATCTAATTGCCGGTCCCATTTTATATCATAAGCATATAATTCCCCAGTTTCTACGCAAAGAAAATTATTATCCTCATTTTCCTAATTTGCAATTAGGATTCATATTATTTATATTTGGTTTGTTTAAAAAAGTTATTATTGCCGATTCTTTGTCAGCCTGGACAACAGCGGCATACGCCAATGCTCACAACTTGACAATGGTGCAGGCATGGGCGGGGGCCTTGTCGTATACTTTGCAAATATATTTTGATTTTTCAGGATATTCGGAGATGGCCATCGGGCTTGCCTTAATGATGAATATTCATCTACCCATAAATTTCAATTCCCCTTATCAGGCCAATTCAATCATTGCTTTTTGGCGACGCTGGCACATTACGTTATCCAGTTTTCTGAAAAACTATTTATATATACCTCTCGGGGGCAGCCGCTGCGGTTTGTCCAGAAAGATCAGCAATCTGATGCTAACCATGCTGCTGGGGGGATTATGGCACGGAGCCGGCTGGACGTTTATCTTTTGGGGCGGTTTGCATGGGGTATTTTTGACAATAAACCATTTATGGCGACGAATCGGGATTGCCTTGCCGGTTTTTTTATCCCGGGCAGCGACTTTTCTGGCGGTTGTTTATGCTTGGGTTTTTTTTCGCTCCCCCACCCTGGCGGATGCCGTTTCATTTTCCCAGACGATGCTTGGTTTTAAGGGATTGCCCGGACATTGGTCGGAAATACAAGCCATGCCGGGGGGATATAAACAGGCTTTCGTATTGGCATTTTTGTTGCTTGTTGTTCAGCTAATGCCTGATACTCTCAAGATTATGAATTATGATGAACGGAAGGAAAGCAAGGGTCCTAATGATTCAGGTGCAGTTGGTAATCCGGCAGATAGGCTGAAAGAGGTTGGGTTTGGAATAACAATAGGAATTATTGCCGGCATATTGGCTTTCGTCTGTCTGAAACAAATGGCCGGCGGCGAGCCGAGCGAATTTTTATACTTTCAATTTTGA